In the genome of Ferviditalea candida, the window GATCTTAAATCAGCTGTGAATGAAGCCCGAAAGTGGGAGCATTCCTACGTCATCGACCTGAATTCCAACCAATGGGTATGGGACAATTTGAGCGAAGAATACAAGCAGTCGCTGAAACAAGGGGAGCCGGTTTATCAAATCTACATCGAGACTTATACGCAGCAAGACTGGCAATTCCCCTCGCTGGTGGACGCCATTCATAAAGCCGCTGCGCAGGACGGCGCAGTCGTCATCAACAGCCGCACGCAAAAAACCGTCTATGCCAACATAAAGCCGTATCAGGTATATCAAAATCAAAAGCTGCTGAAGGAATTTTCCAAATTGAACGAGGCGATCGGCTTTGCCAACGGTTGGGCGCATGCCTCCATTGAAACCGACGGCCGGGAAATTTGGACCAACGAACCTTATTATCAAGTCTATCAAGGGGATCGCCTGATCAACCGTTTCTTCACCATTCCGGGAGCCTTGAAATTTGCTGTTCAATACAGCAATGCTTCCATTCGGACCTCCGAAGGAGATGTGATTTGGGATAATAACCGCTCGCTTCTCTTCTGGTCGTGGAACGGAACGTACAAACCCGATTTGATCAAGTCGCAGGTTTCCGACACCTTGGGACTGGATGCGGATTCCCCCACGTGGTTTGAATTGACCGGTGGCGACGGAACGCTGAAGGACCAATCCGATGCCGATACCGTCAGGTGGCTGCATGCTCAGGGAATCCAGGTGCATCCGCTGGTAAGCAACGGGTTCGATTCCGGTTTGACCAGCCAATTTCTCAAAAATACGAATGCCCAAGCCCGATTTATCAGCTCGCTTGTCGGAAGGGCAGCGCAAATCAATGTTGACGGAATCAACATCGATTTTGAAAGCATCAGCGGCAAAGACCGGGAGAAATATACGACTTTTGTAAAAGATTTGGCCCAGGCCGCGCATCAAAAAGGCTTGAGCGTATCGATCGACCTTCCCCGGGGCGATTTGAGCTGGAATCATTTGACCGCATATGATCATAAGGAACTGATGAAAATCGTCGACCATATTATTATCATGGCTTATGACCAGCATTATTCCGGCAGTCCCGAACCGGGCTCTGTGGCAGGCCTGCCCTGGACGGAAGCAGGCATTCAGGACTTCCTGTCCTACGGAATACCGAGGGACAAGCTGGTGCTGGGCATCCCGTTTTATACCCGCGTATGGAAACTCGCCGATGACGGCAGTCCGGTCGGCAACAAGGCTCTCCTGCTGAAGGGTATTCCCGGCCTCTTGGCATCGATACAGTATACGAAGACCTGGGACAGCCGATACCAGCAATATAAAATCACCTAC includes:
- a CDS encoding glycosyl hydrolase family 18 protein, whose translation is MFKHGKLIVILTFVFGCLLQQWAAPVSAAADSTTKYRLYQNNRIIMEYSNLNTAIAQAKTLTNSHVEEISSRKWLWDNFPRYRIYQYDNTLPDWQFATLNEAIREAKKWANASIRDLQSGGWVWNNYPKQPNYRVYQGESTRSSWVFADLKSAVNEARKWEHSYVIDLNSNQWVWDNLSEEYKQSLKQGEPVYQIYIETYTQQDWQFPSLVDAIHKAAAQDGAVVINSRTQKTVYANIKPYQVYQNQKLLKEFSKLNEAIGFANGWAHASIETDGREIWTNEPYYQVYQGDRLINRFFTIPGALKFAVQYSNASIRTSEGDVIWDNNRSLLFWSWNGTYKPDLIKSQVSDTLGLDADSPTWFELTGGDGTLKDQSDADTVRWLHAQGIQVHPLVSNGFDSGLTSQFLKNTNAQARFISSLVGRAAQINVDGINIDFESISGKDREKYTTFVKDLAQAAHQKGLSVSIDLPRGDLSWNHLTAYDHKELMKIVDHIIIMAYDQHYSGSPEPGSVAGLPWTEAGIQDFLSYGIPRDKLVLGIPFYTRVWKLADDGSPVGNKALLLKGIPGLLASIQYTKTWDSRYQQYKITYQQDGYTWVFWLEDEDTLTKRLNLAKKYNLAGVAAWRTGHEYENVWKVMILQK